A genomic segment from Nocardiopsis sp. Huas11 encodes:
- a CDS encoding helix-turn-helix transcriptional regulator, whose amino-acid sequence MRTSDEQAVPSRVHPAPPEPERLTVAADVFALLADPTRLHLLWTLAGREADVGQLTEACGASRTAVSQHLAKLRLAGLVESRKQSRHSIYRLRDGHLRRLVLEALNHADHVVTGEPFHD is encoded by the coding sequence ATGCGCACCAGCGACGAGCAGGCCGTCCCCAGCCGCGTGCACCCGGCCCCGCCCGAACCCGAGCGGCTCACCGTGGCCGCCGACGTGTTCGCCCTGCTGGCCGACCCCACCCGGCTGCACCTGCTGTGGACCCTGGCCGGGCGCGAGGCGGACGTCGGCCAGCTCACGGAGGCCTGCGGCGCCTCGCGCACCGCGGTGTCCCAGCACCTGGCCAAGCTGCGCCTGGCCGGTCTCGTGGAGTCGCGCAAACAGTCCCGGCATTCCATCTACCGACTGCGCGACGGCCACCTGCGCCGCCTGGTGCTGGAGGCCCTCAACCACGCCGACCACGTGGTGACGGGGGAGCCGTTCCACGACTGA
- a CDS encoding GNAT family N-acetyltransferase translates to MEPENRTRVTERLRLEPVGPALVEDLWLLHQDAGIARWYGGTWTREEARERAVNMGRTWESGGVHKWLAYDRESGGLVGRGGLSCKEVDGARRLEVGWAVRERLWGHGYASEIGRASLALAFEDLGADEVVAFTEVDNLRSRAVMERLGFTRPRRIRHRGEPFVLYVLNRPTAR, encoded by the coding sequence ATGGAACCGGAGAACCGAACGCGCGTGACCGAGCGGCTGCGGCTGGAGCCCGTCGGCCCCGCTCTGGTCGAGGACCTGTGGCTCCTGCACCAGGACGCGGGCATCGCCCGGTGGTACGGCGGGACCTGGACCCGGGAGGAGGCGCGGGAGCGCGCCGTGAACATGGGGCGGACCTGGGAGAGCGGCGGTGTGCACAAGTGGCTCGCCTACGACCGGGAGTCGGGCGGGCTGGTGGGGCGCGGCGGGCTCTCCTGCAAGGAGGTCGACGGCGCCCGCCGGTTGGAGGTCGGATGGGCGGTCCGCGAGCGTCTGTGGGGGCACGGCTACGCGAGTGAGATCGGCCGCGCGTCCCTGGCGCTGGCCTTCGAGGACCTGGGAGCCGACGAGGTGGTCGCGTTCACCGAGGTGGACAACCTGCGGTCCCGCGCCGTCATGGAACGGCTCGGGTTCACACGCCCGCGCCGGATCCGCCACCGTGGCGAACCCTTCGTCCTGTACGTGCTGAACCGGCCCACGGCTCGGTGA
- a CDS encoding VOC family protein: MYLHAIALEARNPSDQARFWSAALGVPARAHGAAGFELPTPGVAFRLVPALAARAPQSEEAVMRLHLDLHGGPDHDAYAQGLLPLGARRRDVGQGDVPWHVLADVEDHLFCVMPGARYGGPGPGLGALPIDSVSPRADRDFWARVTGWTPVGGGADGDPALCHPDGSGPRLEFCPELGTKPAGARNAMGLVVGLDDGERAADAHRRLVELGARPAESEPGAPWHLLTDPSGNEFGLMTGSAA; encoded by the coding sequence ATGTATCTCCACGCGATCGCACTCGAAGCACGGAACCCGTCGGATCAGGCCCGCTTCTGGTCCGCCGCCCTGGGCGTCCCCGCCCGCGCGCACGGGGCGGCCGGATTCGAGCTCCCCACCCCCGGTGTCGCCTTCCGGCTCGTTCCCGCCCTGGCGGCCCGCGCCCCCCAGTCGGAGGAGGCCGTCATGCGGCTCCACCTGGACCTGCACGGCGGCCCCGACCACGACGCGTACGCGCAGGGCCTGCTCCCGCTCGGGGCCCGCCGCCGCGACGTGGGCCAGGGCGACGTCCCCTGGCATGTGCTGGCCGACGTCGAGGACCACTTGTTCTGTGTGATGCCCGGTGCCCGCTACGGGGGGCCGGGTCCCGGGCTCGGTGCGCTGCCCATCGACTCCGTCTCGCCCCGGGCCGACCGGGACTTCTGGGCCCGGGTCACGGGGTGGACACCGGTCGGCGGCGGCGCCGACGGCGACCCCGCGCTGTGCCACCCCGACGGCTCCGGGCCGCGCCTGGAGTTCTGCCCCGAGCTCGGGACCAAGCCCGCCGGCGCGCGCAACGCGATGGGCCTGGTGGTGGGGCTGGACGACGGGGAGCGGGCGGCCGACGCCCACCGGCGTCTGGTGGAGCTGGGCGCGCGCCCGGCCGAGTCCGAGCCCGGGGCGCCCTGGCACCTGCTCACCGACCCGTCGGGCAACGAGTTCGGGCTCATGACCGGATCGGCGGCCTGA
- a CDS encoding MFS transporter gives MTGTGAGTAGRWLWPLLASVVFTHTALNIARPLISYRTIALGGDAVAVGLITAAYALLPLLIAVSVGRATDRSRRIAWIVGVGGAILAVGCVCLAATTGLVSLAVGSTVVGVGHLLCMVAGQGLIARFSPAEHLDRDFGWFTAAASLGQLAGPLISGVLLADSSGPALLTATSTALGVAGVTAVLGAAAVVPLLRLRSAAHPAQGSVPVVGAREILTRRRMPSALLTSLALLTAVDILTAYLPLIAESRGISPMLVGVLLSLRAGSSLLSRLCLPWLLTRWSRKALIMASTGVAGLSLALVALPGGGPVTLGAVLVVGGFLLGLGQPLTMAEVATLAPQGARGAALALRIWGNRLGQVAVPAAAAGVAGAVGAPGALLFSAVVLFAAAAAAR, from the coding sequence GCTGGCGAGCGTGGTGTTCACCCACACCGCCCTCAACATCGCCCGGCCGCTCATCTCCTACCGGACCATCGCCCTGGGCGGCGACGCCGTCGCGGTCGGCCTCATCACCGCCGCCTACGCATTGCTGCCCCTGCTGATCGCGGTGTCGGTCGGCCGGGCGACCGACCGCTCCCGGCGCATCGCCTGGATCGTGGGCGTGGGCGGGGCGATCCTCGCGGTGGGGTGTGTCTGCCTGGCCGCCACCACGGGCCTGGTCTCCCTCGCGGTCGGCAGCACGGTGGTGGGCGTGGGGCACCTGCTGTGCATGGTCGCCGGCCAGGGGCTGATCGCCCGGTTCTCCCCGGCCGAGCACCTGGACCGCGACTTCGGGTGGTTCACCGCCGCGGCGTCGCTGGGCCAGCTCGCCGGGCCGCTGATCTCCGGGGTCCTGCTCGCCGACTCCTCCGGTCCGGCCCTGCTCACGGCGACCTCGACGGCCCTGGGTGTGGCCGGAGTGACGGCCGTCCTGGGCGCGGCGGCGGTCGTCCCCCTGCTGCGGCTGCGCTCGGCGGCGCACCCCGCCCAGGGGTCGGTCCCGGTCGTGGGAGCGCGCGAGATCCTGACCCGGCGCCGGATGCCGTCGGCGCTGCTGACGAGCCTGGCGCTGCTCACCGCCGTGGACATCCTCACCGCCTACCTGCCGCTCATCGCCGAGAGCCGGGGCATCTCGCCCATGCTCGTCGGCGTGCTGTTGAGCCTGCGCGCGGGATCCTCGCTGCTGTCCCGCCTGTGCCTGCCCTGGCTGCTCACCCGCTGGTCGCGCAAGGCCCTGATCATGGCGAGCACGGGAGTGGCCGGGCTCTCCCTGGCCCTGGTCGCCCTGCCCGGCGGCGGGCCGGTGACCCTCGGCGCGGTGCTGGTGGTCGGCGGGTTCCTCCTGGGCCTGGGCCAGCCGCTGACCATGGCCGAGGTCGCCACCCTGGCCCCGCAGGGGGCGCGCGGCGCCGCGCTGGCCCTGCGCATCTGGGGCAACCGTCTCGGCCAGGTCGCCGTCCCGGCCGCCGCGGCGGGTGTGGCGGGAGCCGTCGGCGCGCCGGGAGCACTGCTGTTCTCCGCGGTGGTGCTGTTCGCCGCCGCCGCGGCCGCCAGGTAG
- a CDS encoding MFS transporter produces the protein MDHASYRRLFLAQVVALAGTGLATVALALLAYDLAADRAGQVVATALTIKMLAYVGAGPLLTAALSRAPRKAVLVGADIVRALAVACLPFVDQVWQVYVLIGVLQCASAAFTPTFQAIIPELVDDRGYTSALALSRLAYDLEAMAAPLLASLVLLLVPFGGLFALTALGFAASALLVATTALPEPSPGSRNPRRAAASWRAFATDRRLMALMALNTAVAVVTALVLVDTVVFVRSHLGGTDTGVALALACFGAGSMVVALALGTLVERFGTRALMLAGPVVLTAGAAAVALGWAWAPGPLLLGAGWAVLGAGCALVAAPTGRLLREAAPEGGLAGVFAAQFSLSHACFLLTYPSAGGAAGLDPVMVLAGAGVITGVCALVAALLWRPDAVAADRTARSR, from the coding sequence ATGGACCATGCGTCCTACCGCAGGCTGTTCCTCGCCCAGGTCGTGGCGTTGGCGGGCACGGGGCTCGCCACGGTCGCCCTGGCCCTCCTGGCCTACGACCTGGCCGCGGACCGGGCCGGGCAGGTGGTGGCCACCGCTCTGACCATCAAGATGCTCGCCTACGTGGGCGCCGGACCGCTGCTGACGGCGGCTCTGAGCCGGGCTCCGCGCAAGGCGGTGCTCGTGGGCGCGGACATCGTGCGCGCCCTGGCGGTGGCGTGCCTTCCGTTCGTGGACCAGGTGTGGCAGGTGTACGTGCTCATCGGCGTGCTCCAGTGCGCCTCGGCGGCCTTCACCCCCACCTTCCAGGCGATCATCCCCGAACTGGTGGACGACCGCGGCTACACCTCGGCGCTGGCCCTGTCGCGTCTGGCCTATGACCTGGAGGCGATGGCCGCACCGCTCCTGGCCTCACTGGTCCTGCTCCTGGTGCCCTTCGGCGGCCTCTTCGCGTTGACCGCCCTCGGCTTCGCCGCCTCCGCCCTCCTGGTGGCCACCACCGCCCTGCCCGAACCGTCCCCCGGTTCCCGGAACCCGCGCCGGGCCGCGGCGAGCTGGCGGGCCTTCGCCACCGACCGGCGCCTGATGGCGCTGATGGCATTGAACACGGCCGTGGCCGTGGTCACCGCACTGGTCCTGGTCGACACCGTCGTCTTCGTCCGCTCCCACCTGGGCGGCACCGACACCGGTGTGGCGTTGGCTCTGGCGTGCTTCGGCGCCGGGTCCATGGTCGTGGCGCTGGCGCTGGGAACGCTGGTGGAGCGCTTCGGCACACGTGCCCTGATGCTCGCCGGGCCCGTCGTCCTCACCGCGGGGGCGGCGGCAGTGGCTCTGGGCTGGGCGTGGGCCCCGGGGCCGCTGCTGCTCGGTGCGGGATGGGCGGTGCTGGGCGCCGGCTGCGCGCTGGTGGCCGCGCCCACGGGCAGGCTGCTGCGGGAGGCGGCGCCGGAGGGCGGTCTGGCCGGTGTCTTCGCCGCCCAGTTCTCGCTCTCCCACGCCTGTTTCCTGCTGACCTACCCGTCGGCCGGCGGGGCCGCGGGCCTGGACCCGGTCATGGTGCTGGCCGGCGCCGGGGTGATCACGGGGGTGTGCGCCCTCGTCGCCGCCCTGTTGTGGCGTCCGGACGCGGTGGCCGCCGACCGCACCGCTCGGTCGCGGTGA
- a CDS encoding PfkB family carbohydrate kinase yields MTARLLHVGPVIVDIVMAVDALPRTGEGVFASSARTQAGGGFNVIAAAARAGMDVVYAGAHGSGPHGDLVRAALRSEGAGVAHARRPDADTGFCVALVDGDAERSFVTRLGAEMDLSLTELRALRPAPGDFVYTVGYSLLPGPRADELLTWVGDLPEEVRLVLDPAPVVGDIPQESLERALARVDVLSLSAGEAAAVTGHARPEEAAAHLVPRIRPGGVVVVRDSAAGCVVAGRDGTAQRVPGFAVQALDTTGAGDAHVGVFTAALAAGLSPRTAAYRANAAAALAVTRRGSATAPTSAETDAFLAESVVLLF; encoded by the coding sequence ATGACTGCCCGCCTCCTGCACGTGGGACCGGTGATCGTCGACATCGTGATGGCGGTCGACGCCCTCCCCCGCACCGGCGAGGGCGTGTTCGCCTCCTCCGCGCGGACCCAGGCCGGGGGCGGGTTCAACGTGATCGCCGCCGCCGCGCGCGCGGGCATGGACGTGGTCTACGCGGGCGCGCACGGCAGCGGACCGCACGGGGACCTGGTCCGTGCCGCGCTGCGCTCCGAAGGGGCGGGGGTGGCGCACGCCCGCCGCCCCGACGCGGACACCGGCTTCTGCGTGGCGCTGGTCGACGGCGACGCGGAACGGTCCTTCGTCACCCGCCTCGGCGCGGAGATGGACCTGTCCCTGACCGAGCTGCGCGCCCTGCGGCCGGCGCCGGGCGACTTCGTCTACACCGTGGGGTACTCGCTGCTGCCCGGGCCGCGCGCCGACGAGCTCCTCACCTGGGTCGGCGACCTTCCGGAGGAGGTGCGCCTGGTCCTCGATCCCGCGCCGGTCGTGGGCGACATCCCCCAGGAGTCGCTGGAGCGGGCCCTGGCCCGCGTGGACGTGCTGAGCCTCAGCGCCGGGGAGGCGGCGGCCGTGACCGGGCACGCCCGGCCCGAGGAGGCCGCCGCGCACCTCGTCCCGCGCATCCGCCCCGGGGGCGTGGTGGTCGTGCGCGACTCCGCGGCCGGCTGCGTGGTGGCCGGAAGGGACGGCACGGCACAGCGGGTACCCGGGTTCGCCGTTCAGGCCCTGGACACCACCGGAGCGGGCGACGCGCACGTGGGCGTGTTCACCGCCGCCCTGGCCGCGGGCCTGTCTCCCCGGACGGCCGCCTACCGGGCCAACGCGGCCGCCGCCCTGGCGGTGACCCGGCGCGGATCGGCCACCGCCCCGACCTCGGCGGAGACGGACGCCTTCCTGGCCGAGTCCGTCGTACTCCTGTTCTAG